The sequence TCCCTGGGGATCTGCACCTCAGTTATCAGCGCCTCGTCATCGGCCAGATCATAGGCGCCCTCATAATAGGACTGCCGGGCAAGGCCCGTCATCTGCGAGAAGTCGACGACCTTCAGCGTGTTGATCAGCCCCTCGTCGCGCAGTTTCTGCACCTTGTCGGGAAAGGCCAGCGCACAGACCGTCGCCGTGGCGGGAATCTCGGCAAAACGATGCGCCAGTTGCGCCAGCGTCGGGCGTCCCTTGGCGGCGTGATCGGCATCCAGACGCACGATGCCGAAGCGCGGCTCGCGCTCGACACCCCAGTCGCAGGCGACGATCCGGACCATCAGCTTCTCGGTCGCGGGTTTTAGTTCCCACCAGTCGCCATCATAGCCGGCGGGACGCGTCGGCGAGAGGATGACATCGAAGGCCCCATCGGCACCGATATGCAGATCATTGAAATCATTGGCGTCCTGTGCGGGATGATGCTGGCCGGTGCGCAGCGTGTCCGGGCCAAGCTGAGCCAGGATCATCATCCGCGTCGTGCCGCGATCGCCCCGGATGCGATAGGTCCCGCCCTTTTCGATCAGCGCCGCCTTGTAGATCGTATCCGCATTAGGCTGAAAGATATTCTGGCAGATATTGAGTTCGGGCACGAAAATCGGGTGACTGCGATCATGCATGATCGCGTCGTTGGTCGTCCGCAGCACGCCCGACAGCAGCAGGCGCATCGATTCCTGCATAAGCTGTGGATCGCCGCGCAGCCTTTCCGGGATACGGTCGCGCATCAACTGGCCCAGGGGGCGAAGCTGGTCGAGCAAGTCTTCCCATTCGAAAATGCCGTTGTCGCTCATCTCATTCTCCACCATCTTCTTCCGGTTGACGGCCGACGCCCCGGCAGCAGAAGCCCGGCCAGGGTGGCGGACACGCCCGCGCAGATTTCCCGCCTAGTCTGTGGCAAGCAATTGTCTCAGCGCCGCTCGCCGCCCCGCGTCGACACCTGCCGCCTCGAAATAGCCTTCGATCCCGCCCCAGCGCGTCACGACCATATCGAGCGCCCGCGTGAGGAAATCATCCTGCACACCGATCAACACCGCCACCATGTCGTCGGGCGGAACGAAGCCGAAGGTCTTTTGCAGATCGCGCTTGAGATGACCCGACACGCGCAGATTCTGGCCGAATATATCGGACTTGCGATAATCCTCGACAATCACGGGACGCGACACTGCGAGCAGGTCTAGGAACAGGGCGACGACGACACCGGTGCGATCCTTGCCTGCAGTGCAATGGACCAGCATCGGCGTGTCATGAGCCAGCAGCGCGTCGACCATCAGCGGCAGATGGGGCAGAAAGGCCTGCGGCATCAGGCCGTAATTATGCGCCATCACCTCGGCGGCGCGCGCGGCGGTCGGCTCGTGACCGAGCGACATCCACATATCTTCCCCCTGCGCGCGCAGGTCCGTATTCATGTCGAGGTCGAGCATCCGGCAATCCGGGCCGCACCAGTCATGAGGCGCCGCATCCCTCTCGATCGTCGATCGGAGATCCGCCACCGAGCGAAAGCCCAGGTCCGACAGTTCCGCATGATGATCCTCGAAAAAACTGGCCGGGCCTTCGGACCGGAACAGGATGCCGGACCGGACCTGCCCTCCGCCCGCGGTCGGCAGGCCGCCAATGTCGCGGAAATTGAGGCGGGACAGGGCGATGGTCATGCAATCAGTCCTTTACTGGCGGATAGGTGGGGACGACGGCGCGCATCTGCGCCAGAAGGTCGGGCGCCATCCAGACATGCTCGACATAATGGCCCAGCGTCGCGCGCTCGTCGGTATAGATATATCGCAGCACGTCGCCTAATGCGCCCTCGAACACAACCGGGTGCCGCGCCAGGTCGAGCGAGGCGACATGCGCCTCCCAGTGGGCAAGCGGTCCGTCGATCCGGGTCGCGACATGATGAAAGCGAATGGCCAGGTCATCGCCCTCGGGCAGAAAATCGCTGAACAAGGGGGCCGTGTCGCCCACCGGTTCGATCAGTTCGACCTCCACGCCGCCGACCACCGCCAGCGCGATCTTCAGCACCGGCTTGCCGGTCGGGTCTTCGCCGGGCTGGATGTTCGACAACTCGAAGAAGCCGGGCGTGCCATAAGCGTTCTTGAGCGCGGCCATCGCCGCGTCGAGATCGTTGGTGACATAGGCGACCTGGCAATGCTGGCTGTTGGGCCGGGCGAACATGCATATCTCCTGCTATTATCGACAGTCCGTCGGTCAGTTGGCGGACATCTTCCCCCCGTCCACGACCAGCGTGTCGCCAGTGTGATAGGCCGCCATGTCGCTCGCCAGATAGACGACCGCGCCTTCCAGATCGGCCGGCTTGCCCGCTCGCCCGAGCGGCGCCTTCGCGGCGACCACGTCCGCAATCATCTTGCCAACCTCCGGGTCTGCAAATGTCATCTCGGTTTCGATGAAACCCGGTGCGATGACATTGCAGCGCACGCCGATCGGACCGAGTTCGGCCGCCAGCGCCTTGGCGAGGGCATTGAGCGCGCCCTTGGCAATGCCATAATGGGCCATGGTCGGCACGCCCTGGAAGATCGAACCGCTGCCGCAGATGATCAGCGAGCCCCCCGGATCGCCCGCCTCGGCGCGCGCCTTCATATGCCGCGCGCCCTCCCGCAGGGTGAAGACCGCGCCATCGAGATTGACGTCGATCAGCTTGCGATAGGTGGCGACGTCCATGTCCGTGAACGGCACCCGGCTGGCGATACCGGCATTGGCGACCACCGTGTCGACCCGGCCCATGGCATCGAGCGCGCGGGCGAAGCCGGCAACGATCGCGGGTTCGCTGGCGACATCGACCACGTCAGCGAACACCCGCACCCCATGCGCGCGCAACGCCGCTGCCGCCTCCTCATTCCTGTCGGCGCGCCGCCCCCAGAGGATGACGTCACTGCCCGCGCGGGCGAGGCCGCGGGCAAAGCCGAACCCCAGCCCCGAATTGGCGCCCGTGATCAGCGCCACCTTGCCGCTCAGATCGAACAGGTTTTCCGGCACGTCCAATTCTCCCGTTGGCCGCTCGAACATAGGCGGCGCTTTGACGCAACATTGCTGGCGACCGCGCCGATGGACAAGGGGGGCCAGTTTCGCGATCGCGCCAATGCCATCGCGAAACGGCCCTGCCTTCAATGCATCATGCCTTCACGAAACTGCCGGGGCGTCAGGCCGGTCGCCTTGCGGAAGGCGGCTGAAAAGGCGGCCGCGCTGTCGAAGCCGCAATCCCAGGCGATGACCTTGATCGCCGGGCCGGCCTGGCGCAACAATTGCTTTGCCCTGTCGATCTTGCGGTCGGCGACATAGCGGGTGAGCGTCTGCCCCGTAGCAACCTTGAACTGGCGGAAGAAATGACGGGTGGAAAGGCCGCATTCCGCCGCCAACTCGGCGACGGATGGGGGCTTACCCGGCTGCTCGATGCGATCGCCGATGCGTTGAAGCTGGGCCCGGGACATGCCACTCCCCCGTATTCCGGTATCGCCGCCCGAAACGCGCAGATAGCGCTGTAACTCGATCGCGGCCTGAAGCCATATCGCCTGTGTCAGCATCTCGCTGCAAAAGCCGGGCTGCGCAATCTCACCCGCAATGCGCCGGAGCGCCTCACGCACGGCGGGGCTGCGAACGTCGAGCGATGCCTGCAAGGCGTCGTTCGACAGATCCGGCTCGTCATGATCGAATCCCATCCCGTCGAAGCCGCAGCATATCGATGTCTGCTCGCCCTCGCCCCACTCGGTATGAAGTTCGCTTCGGGCCGGGACGAACAGCACGTCACCCAGGGCGCTGGCTCTGCCCTCTCCGATCCCGCCATAGCCGCCACAGGGACGACCGGGGCGAGGAGACAGCGCGAGATCCAGAAAGCTGCGGGGCGACGAAAATATCCCGCCCTGCAGGCCACGGAAGCGATAATGGTGCAATTCCATCACCACGCCGGGCAGCGCGATCCGGCCCCGAACCGTACACTCCATGGCCGGTGTGACGGGCAGATCATAGACCTGGGAAACAGCGTTCATCTAAACTCTCCGAACAGTTTCGCGTGCCGCGATGCCATCCTGCGCAGCATGGCGCTTTTGCGGAGCATTTGGCGCAGTGGCGATGGCTGCGCACCTTGCGGAAGAAAGGGTCCGTGCTTTTAGATGGCGCATCGATAAAAGGAGAGCGACATGGGCAGTCCCGCGCAGGAAGAGGCCGCGCGCCGTAACATCATTGACATTACCGACCTGCATCACCCCGTGCTGACCGATGTCCAGATGCAGGTGATGGCCGGGGCCGAAGCGGCGGCGGATCAGATCGTCCTCCAGCCGGAGGTCATTTTGACTGCGGCGCAGGCGCAGACCGGGCTGTCGGATTTCGGCGCGGACGATTTTCGCGAACGGCTGGCCGTATGGTGCCAGGCCGTGGACGAGGATGCCAACGCCTCGGCGGTCACGCGCGCCAATCTGTTCCAGATGATGATCCGCTTTGCCGCGACCCGCCTGCGGATCGAGGACATAGTGAAGCGCCACCCGGAGATATTGGACATCCAGATCGTCCGGCCGATCATCGTCGCGGGCCTTCCCCGATCGGGCACGACGCATCTCCTCGGTCTGCTGTCGGCCGACCGCCGGTTCCGCTCCCTGCCCTGGTGGGAAGCGATCGCGCCGGTTCCCGCCCCTGACGAAACCCCGACACCTGAGGATAGCAATCCCCGCTGGACCAAGGCGGAACAGGGCTGGCGGATGATGGAATCCATCCTGCCCCATATGGCGATCATGCACGAATTTTCGCCCGATCATATCAGCGAGGATATCGAGCTTCAGGCGGTCGACTTCTCCTCCTATCTGATCGAGTGGCTCGCGCATGTGCCGCGCTGGCGCGATTATTATCTCAGCCACGACCAGTCGGGCACCTATGCCTATCTGAAGAAGGGCCTTCAGGTCCTGACATATCTGAATGGCTCGAACCGCTGGGTCATCAAATGCCCGCAGCATATGGAGCAGTTACCCGCCCTCTATAAGACCTTTCCCGACGCCACCTTCGTCCTGACCCATCGCGATCCGGTCGGATCGATCCGGTCGCAGCTCACCATGTATAGCTATGCGGCGCGCATGTTCCGCAAGACGGTCGATATTCAGGAACCGCTTGGCTACTGGCCCGACCGTTATGAGAAGCTGCTCCGCGCCTGCGTGCGGGATCGCGACATCCTGCCCCCCGACCGGACGATCGATGTCTATTTCCACGACTGGATCAGAAATCCCGACCCGATCCTGAAGGAAATCTATCGTATTGCCGACATCCCCCTGACCGATCAGGCGCTGGCCGATATGCACAGCTATCTGGCCGAGCATGGCGAGCAGACAAAGGGCAAGATCGTCTATGATCTGGAACGCGATTTTCATGTGACCGGCGAGGAATTGCGCCGCCCCTTCGCTTTCTATTTCGATCGTTTCCCGGTCCAGGTCGAGGTGAAATAGCCAATCTCACAACCTGCCTTTCGACAGGAGGGAAATCAGTGCGCCCTGATTAGGAGGGGGCATCGATTCCGATTCCAGCAGAGGAATGCCATGCCCGAATTGAATGTCATTACCCGTGACGGCGCCCAGCAGACGATCAAGGCATCCGCCGATACGTCAGTGATGGAAGCCATCCGTGATTCCGGTTTCGATGAGTTGCTGGCGCTATGTGGCGGCTGTTGCTCCTGCGCGACGTGCCATGTCTATGTCGACCCGGCCTTCGCTCAGTCCCTGCCCCCGGTATCGGACGATGAAAGCGATCTGCTGGATGGATCGCCGCATCGCAACGACTATTCGCGCCTGTCCTGTCAGGTCATGATGTCGGAAGCGCTTTCGGGCCTTACGATCACCATCGCGCCTGAAGACTGAGCATAACGCACCACCCCTGAATGAATGAGAGAGGACTATCATGGCCTGGAAAGAAGATATTCGTGAACAGCTCGACGTGTCGGATTCGACCGTACTGACCGACAAGCAGAAGCAGATGGTCAAGCATTGGACCGACCTGCAGGAAACCCTGAATGCCGGCGACTTTGACGGCATGGATCGATTTTTCCATCCCGAATTTCGCTACGGCAACCCCAACCGGCCGGATCTGGGCACCTATGAGCAGTGGAAGACCTCGCCGGTCGCGCTCTACAAGACCTTCTTCCCCGCCGCCTACAAGACCATCGACGCGGTCGGCAAAGGCGACGATGAAATCTGGATCTACGCGACCCATTATTGCAAGCATGTCGGCGGCCCCTATATGGGCGTGCAGCCGACCGGCAACGAGTTTCAGGTCAACTGGTTCTCGATCGTCAAGTTCAAGGACGACAAGATCATCAGCATCTTCAGCATTTCCGACGTGCTGACCATGCTGAAGGACATCGGCGTGGTGGAAGTCCCCCAGCCTGTCGATCCCTATAAGTAAACAGATGTGCCACTGCCCTTCTTCCGCGTCGGTCAGGCGACCGGAGGAAGGAGGGCGGCGAGCAGGAAGGCGGCCAGGCGATCGGCATGCTCGGCCGCATGCATATCATCCACTTCCTGCCCGGCCCCCAGCCGCTGCTGCATCGGCACGGCACAGAAATAATAGCCGACCCCCTGCACCAGCAGCGCCATCAACGCCGCCGTCGACAGGCCGTGAACCGGCCGCTGCAACCGCACCGCGTCGAGCAGACCATCGAGCCGCCGCTGGAACGGCAGCACAAAATGTTCGACGATATGGTCAAGCCGCCAGGTCGAACGGCAGCCTTCCACATTGGTCAGCGACACGATGTCGCCATTGCTCGTCGCCCACAGGCAGAAACGCTGGATCAGATGGCGCAGCCGCACTTCCGGATCGGCCGGCTCGTCAAAAGCGGCTTCGACGAAGGGCGAGGCCTGCGCCATGCGCCAGTCGACCGCGCGTATCCACAGATCCTCCTTCCGGCCGAACCGGACATTCAGGAGATTGTGGCTGACCCCAAGCCGCTTCGACAGATCGCGCAGCGTCGTTCCCTCATAACCGCGCTCCGCGAAGGTTGAGAAAGCCAGGCCCAACAGCTTGTCCTCATCCACGGCCTGGGCGGCATTGAGGGCGGGACGGCCGCGGGTGCGCTGGGGACGATCGAGCATCTGCAGATTCATAGTGAAAAGACGTTGACATATAAATTGTCATCCGTCAATTTAATCGAAAGGAGAGTGGATAGCGCTATGAGTCTCGATTCTGATCTTTGGTGGGCTGTCGCACGGTCCGAGGAAGTGACCTCCGAAAAGCCGCTGTCCGTCGATATCGGTGATCAGCCGGTCGTGCTGTGGCGCGACAATCACGGTATCGCCCGCGCGCTGGAGGATCGCTGTCCCCATCGTCGCGCCCCGCTATCGCTGGGCTGCATCCGCGACAATGGCTGGATCCAGTGCGGCTACCATGGCTGGAGCTATGACGGCGAGTCGGGACGCCTGAAGGAAATCCCGAACATGAAGGACCAGCAGAAATTCCCGCCGATCTACAAGGCCAATGCCTTTGGCGTCAGCGAGCAGGCGGGCTTCGTGCGGGTCTGCCTCAATCCCAAGGCGGAAGCGCCGCTCAGCGCCGATCCCAAATACAGCTATATCGGCACGGTCAACGTCAGTTGCAGCCATCAGGAATATCTGAATGCGCTTTATGACGATCCGAGCCTCGTCATCGCGATCCGCGGTGTCCGCTTCAGCCCCTATCTGATGTCGGAACTGCATGAGGAAGGCGGGATGCTGGTGATGGAGCGCAATTGCCAGTGGCACCCGCTGCATTGGCCGTCGCATTTCGTGGCCGAATTTCCGCTTACCCTGCTGACGCGCACCCATCCGCTGACTGGCGAGACGCAGTTGACGCTGCGCGACGACCAATTCAACGATCTGCTCCACGCCGTTCTTTCGCCCGTCCCCTCGGCGCGGGGGGTGACAGCCGTCCGCTGGCGGGCCGAACTGGGCGTTCGCCATCCGGGCGTGCGCGGCGCGGTGCTGCGCGGGATCAACCCGCTGTCGGTGCTCGCATCGGTCGACGGATCGAAACTGCGTGCCACCAAGCCCACCGTCTCGCTGCATGGCGAGGATCTGCGCAAGGCAATGCTGGAAAGCGCCCCCGCGACCCATGATCAGACCGTAGCGGCCTGAAGGAGGATTTGAAGATGCTCGAAACCGCCGATCGTCCCGTTTCGCACGACGACAATTCCGCCGCGCCATCAGGTGGCAACCCGATCGCCCTGAACGCCATCAACCGCTGGGTGCCGCATAATCTCGTGATGCGCGACAGCTGGTTTCCGGTGGCGCATGATTATTCCGTGACGGGGAAGCCCGTCCGCCGCGCCATCTATTCGCACCCCATCTTCCTGTGGCGCGACAATGGCGTCGCCGTCGCCAGCGAATTCCATCCCAATGAGCGGATCGCACGCGACAAGAGCGAATTTACCGACGCACGCGGCCGGTATCCGGTGATGGAACATTATGGCGTGGTCTGGGTGTGGTTCGGCAACCCGCTGGCGGCAGACCCGGCCCATCTCCCCAGCCTGCCCTTCCTCCCTCCCAAGGGTGGCCTGCCGCGGCACATGACCGCGACCGTCCGCTTTGAGAGCGCCGCGCCGATCAGCCTGGAAAATCTGATCGACCTTACCCATGCCGACTTCCTGCATGCCGACGTCGTCGGCGACGAACGGTCGGACAGCGAAACCGTGGAAACCTTCTACGACAGCGAGACCGTCACCATGGTCCGCACCTGCGTCAACAAGTCGGTCGCCCCGGTGATGAAATTCTTCAGCGGCATCAAGCAGCCGACCCAGAATGTGCGGCAGGTGATCCGCATCTATCTGCGCTCTCACTGCGCCATCGCCTATGGCCGGTTCAGCCCCGGTGACGATGTGCCGCTGTTCCACCCCTGCACGCCCGAAACGCGGGACCGCACGCGGATGGAAATGGTCATGAACACCTCCAACGCGGGCCTGATGTTCCGCCATGTCATGCCCAAGGCGGGTTACAAGGTGTCGCGGCAGGACAGCTACATGACCTCGCCGCAAAGCCCGCGCTATATGCGCCATACCGACCGCAAGGACCTGCACAGCAAGTTCGACCAGGCCGGGCAGCGCTATCGCATGGCGATGATGGAACTTGCCGACCGGCAGGCGAAGGGCGACTTCGCCTATCGCGACAATGTCAGCGCCGATTGCAGCGACATCATCGGCCTGCGCAAGGAACTGTTCCAGTTCTGATCTGATCTCTCCCCATGGGCGGACGGCAGCGTCCGCTCCTTTTTTCCTTTTCCGGAGTCGCCATGTCCAAGCTCGTCAATGCCGTCGGCGGTGAACGCCGCTGGTGGGCCGTCATGCCCACCCTGCCTGCCCCCGCCATGGCGGGTATCGGCCAGCAGATGGAACAGGCGGGCTTCGAGGGCTGCTTTTCGCTGCAAATTTACGGCCCGCCCTTCGTTCCGATGGCTGCGACCGCCGCGCTGACGAGCAGCCTGAAGGTCGGCACCGGCGTCGCTATTGCCGGGACGCGCAGTCCGGTGGAAACCGCCTACGCGGCGATGGACGTCGATCGCATTTCCAATGGCCGCTTCGTGCTGGGGCTGGGCTCCAGCATCAAGAGCTGCGTCACGGGCATGTATGGCGAACCCGAACGCAAGCTGCTGTCCCACCTGCGCGAAAGCGTCAAGGTGATCCGCTATGTCATCGCCAACGCGCATAAGGGGCTCGATCCGATCGAGGGGGAATATTTCTCCGCCGATTTTGAGGAAATGATGCTGACCGCGCCCCCGGTGCGGGAAGAGATTCCGATCTGGATCGCGGCGCTACAGGACAAGATGACTGCGCTTGCGCTGGAAATCGGCGACGGTCTGATGGTCCATGCCCTCTGGTCCGCGGCCTATACCAGGAGCCGACTGCCTTTCATCAACGAGAAGCTGGCCCAATATGGCCGCAGGCGCGAAGATATCGAAATCAACGCCTGGCCTTGGATCGCGGTCAATGATGACAAGCAGAAGGCGATCGACGACAGCCGCGCCACCGTCGCGGCCTATTCCGGATACAAGGAATATGAGCCCTTCTTCGAGGCGATCGGCTTTGGCGATCAGGCGCGCGCCTGCCAGTTGAGCCTGGGTGAGCATGGCGACATCGCCAAGGTCATCGGCAATGTGTCCGATGCGATGGTCGAAGCCTTCGTGACCTGCGGGCCGGTGGACGAAGTTCTCGAAAAAATCGAGCCGTTCTGGGATGTGGTGGACTCGCTCTGCCCGATGACGCCCTATCGGGATCTGACCATGGACCAGCTGACCGACTATAATGCGGGTCTTTTCAAGCTGGTGGC is a genomic window of Sphingobium sp. TKS containing:
- a CDS encoding DUF1214 domain-containing protein; the encoded protein is MSDNGIFEWEDLLDQLRPLGQLMRDRIPERLRGDPQLMQESMRLLLSGVLRTTNDAIMHDRSHPIFVPELNICQNIFQPNADTIYKAALIEKGGTYRIRGDRGTTRMMILAQLGPDTLRTGQHHPAQDANDFNDLHIGADGAFDVILSPTRPAGYDGDWWELKPATEKLMVRIVACDWGVEREPRFGIVRLDADHAAKGRPTLAQLAHRFAEIPATATVCALAFPDKVQKLRDEGLINTLKVVDFSQMTGLARQSYYEGAYDLADDEALITEVQIPREVDYWSLILTNELYETTDWYHNQSSLNAAQAVVDGDGYFRAVISAHDPGVHNWLDTSGYASGAVQGRWFNTDERPTPTMKKVKLADVRSHLPADTVLVTPDARAEALRERTLRAHTRIIW
- a CDS encoding tyrosine-protein phosphatase, with product MTIALSRLNFRDIGGLPTAGGGQVRSGILFRSEGPASFFEDHHAELSDLGFRSVADLRSTIERDAAPHDWCGPDCRMLDLDMNTDLRAQGEDMWMSLGHEPTAARAAEVMAHNYGLMPQAFLPHLPLMVDALLAHDTPMLVHCTAGKDRTGVVVALFLDLLAVSRPVIVEDYRKSDIFGQNLRVSGHLKRDLQKTFGFVPPDDMVAVLIGVQDDFLTRALDMVVTRWGGIEGYFEAAGVDAGRRAALRQLLATD
- a CDS encoding VOC family protein; this encodes MFARPNSQHCQVAYVTNDLDAAMAALKNAYGTPGFFELSNIQPGEDPTGKPVLKIALAVVGGVEVELIEPVGDTAPLFSDFLPEGDDLAIRFHHVATRIDGPLAHWEAHVASLDLARHPVVFEGALGDVLRYIYTDERATLGHYVEHVWMAPDLLAQMRAVVPTYPPVKD
- a CDS encoding SDR family NAD(P)-dependent oxidoreductase, encoding MDVPENLFDLSGKVALITGANSGLGFGFARGLARAGSDVILWGRRADRNEEAAAALRAHGVRVFADVVDVASEPAIVAGFARALDAMGRVDTVVANAGIASRVPFTDMDVATYRKLIDVNLDGAVFTLREGARHMKARAEAGDPGGSLIICGSGSIFQGVPTMAHYGIAKGALNALAKALAAELGPIGVRCNVIAPGFIETEMTFADPEVGKMIADVVAAKAPLGRAGKPADLEGAVVYLASDMAAYHTGDTLVVDGGKMSAN
- a CDS encoding helix-turn-helix domain-containing protein, yielding MNAVSQVYDLPVTPAMECTVRGRIALPGVVMELHHYRFRGLQGGIFSSPRSFLDLALSPRPGRPCGGYGGIGEGRASALGDVLFVPARSELHTEWGEGEQTSICCGFDGMGFDHDEPDLSNDALQASLDVRSPAVREALRRIAGEIAQPGFCSEMLTQAIWLQAAIELQRYLRVSGGDTGIRGSGMSRAQLQRIGDRIEQPGKPPSVAELAAECGLSTRHFFRQFKVATGQTLTRYVADRKIDRAKQLLRQAGPAIKVIAWDCGFDSAAAFSAAFRKATGLTPRQFREGMMH
- a CDS encoding sulfotransferase family protein — protein: MGSPAQEEAARRNIIDITDLHHPVLTDVQMQVMAGAEAAADQIVLQPEVILTAAQAQTGLSDFGADDFRERLAVWCQAVDEDANASAVTRANLFQMMIRFAATRLRIEDIVKRHPEILDIQIVRPIIVAGLPRSGTTHLLGLLSADRRFRSLPWWEAIAPVPAPDETPTPEDSNPRWTKAEQGWRMMESILPHMAIMHEFSPDHISEDIELQAVDFSSYLIEWLAHVPRWRDYYLSHDQSGTYAYLKKGLQVLTYLNGSNRWVIKCPQHMEQLPALYKTFPDATFVLTHRDPVGSIRSQLTMYSYAARMFRKTVDIQEPLGYWPDRYEKLLRACVRDRDILPPDRTIDVYFHDWIRNPDPILKEIYRIADIPLTDQALADMHSYLAEHGEQTKGKIVYDLERDFHVTGEELRRPFAFYFDRFPVQVEVK
- a CDS encoding 2Fe-2S iron-sulfur cluster-binding protein, yielding MPELNVITRDGAQQTIKASADTSVMEAIRDSGFDELLALCGGCCSCATCHVYVDPAFAQSLPPVSDDESDLLDGSPHRNDYSRLSCQVMMSEALSGLTITIAPED
- a CDS encoding ester cyclase; the encoded protein is MAWKEDIREQLDVSDSTVLTDKQKQMVKHWTDLQETLNAGDFDGMDRFFHPEFRYGNPNRPDLGTYEQWKTSPVALYKTFFPAAYKTIDAVGKGDDEIWIYATHYCKHVGGPYMGVQPTGNEFQVNWFSIVKFKDDKIISIFSISDVLTMLKDIGVVEVPQPVDPYK
- a CDS encoding TetR/AcrR family transcriptional regulator; translation: MLDRPQRTRGRPALNAAQAVDEDKLLGLAFSTFAERGYEGTTLRDLSKRLGVSHNLLNVRFGRKEDLWIRAVDWRMAQASPFVEAAFDEPADPEVRLRHLIQRFCLWATSNGDIVSLTNVEGCRSTWRLDHIVEHFVLPFQRRLDGLLDAVRLQRPVHGLSTAALMALLVQGVGYYFCAVPMQQRLGAGQEVDDMHAAEHADRLAAFLLAALLPPVA
- a CDS encoding Rieske (2Fe-2S) protein: MSLDSDLWWAVARSEEVTSEKPLSVDIGDQPVVLWRDNHGIARALEDRCPHRRAPLSLGCIRDNGWIQCGYHGWSYDGESGRLKEIPNMKDQQKFPPIYKANAFGVSEQAGFVRVCLNPKAEAPLSADPKYSYIGTVNVSCSHQEYLNALYDDPSLVIAIRGVRFSPYLMSELHEEGGMLVMERNCQWHPLHWPSHFVAEFPLTLLTRTHPLTGETQLTLRDDQFNDLLHAVLSPVPSARGVTAVRWRAELGVRHPGVRGAVLRGINPLSVLASVDGSKLRATKPTVSLHGEDLRKAMLESAPATHDQTVAA
- a CDS encoding aromatic ring-hydroxylating dioxygenase subunit alpha, with product MLETADRPVSHDDNSAAPSGGNPIALNAINRWVPHNLVMRDSWFPVAHDYSVTGKPVRRAIYSHPIFLWRDNGVAVASEFHPNERIARDKSEFTDARGRYPVMEHYGVVWVWFGNPLAADPAHLPSLPFLPPKGGLPRHMTATVRFESAAPISLENLIDLTHADFLHADVVGDERSDSETVETFYDSETVTMVRTCVNKSVAPVMKFFSGIKQPTQNVRQVIRIYLRSHCAIAYGRFSPGDDVPLFHPCTPETRDRTRMEMVMNTSNAGLMFRHVMPKAGYKVSRQDSYMTSPQSPRYMRHTDRKDLHSKFDQAGQRYRMAMMELADRQAKGDFAYRDNVSADCSDIIGLRKELFQF
- a CDS encoding LLM class flavin-dependent oxidoreductase, with protein sequence MSKLVNAVGGERRWWAVMPTLPAPAMAGIGQQMEQAGFEGCFSLQIYGPPFVPMAATAALTSSLKVGTGVAIAGTRSPVETAYAAMDVDRISNGRFVLGLGSSIKSCVTGMYGEPERKLLSHLRESVKVIRYVIANAHKGLDPIEGEYFSADFEEMMLTAPPVREEIPIWIAALQDKMTALALEIGDGLMVHALWSAAYTRSRLPFINEKLAQYGRRREDIEINAWPWIAVNDDKQKAIDDSRATVAAYSGYKEYEPFFEAIGFGDQARACQLSLGEHGDIAKVIGNVSDAMVEAFVTCGPVDEVLEKIEPFWDVVDSLCPMTPYRDLTMDQLTDYNAGLFKLVATARARAGMVAEPAYS